One Papaver somniferum cultivar HN1 chromosome 10, ASM357369v1, whole genome shotgun sequence genomic window carries:
- the LOC113319209 gene encoding phosphoenolpyruvate carboxylase kinase 1-like yields the protein MSEGLKRDYQIGEEIGRGRFGTVYRCFSPVSGEYFACKSIEKKLLSDSIDKECLEKEAKIMQIVSGNPNIVQILNVYEDDDYLHMVMELCDGNSAHGGGDLYERITKRIFSESEACVSVMNPLMEAIAHCQRHGVAHRDIKPDNILFDRRNRLKLADFGSADCFHEGFMRGIVGTPYYVAPEVISGRDYNEKIDVWSAGVILYIMLSGIPPFYGDSAAEIFEAVLRGNLRFPTRIFHSVSSSAKDLLRRMLCKDVSKRFTAEQVLKHPWITSGGETRSMTDLT from the exons ATGAGTGAGGGTTTGAAAAGGGATTATCAGATCGGTGAAGAAATCGGACGGGGAAGATTTGGTACCGTATACCGGTGCTTTTCTCCAGTTTCCGGTGAGTATTTTGCTTGTAAATCAATTGAAAAGAAGTTATTATCAGATTCAATTGATAAAGAATGTTTAGAAAAAGAAGCTAAGATTATGCAAATTGTTAGTGGAAACCCTAATATTGTTCAGATTTTGAATGTTTACGAAGATGATGATTATCTTCATATGGTAATGGAATTATGTGATGGGAATTCTGCTCATGGCGGTGGTGATCTTTATGAACGTATAACGAAAAGGATTTTTAGTGAAAGTGAAGCGTGTGTATCTGTAATGAATCCGTTAATGGAAGCAATTGCTCATTGTCAACGCCATGGTGTTGCTCATAGAGATATTAAACCTGATAATATTCTATTTGATAGGAGGAACAGATTAAAACTAGCCGATTTTGGATCTGCTGATTGTTTTCATGAAGGTTTTATGAGAGGAATTGTTGGTACACCTTATTACGTTGCTCCTGAAGTGATTTCTGGTAGAGATTATAATGAGAAGATTGATGTTTGGAGTGCTGGTGTTATTTTGTATATAATGTTGTCTGGTATTCCTCCTTTCTATGGTGATTCTGCTGCTGAGATTTTTGAAGCTGTTTTAAGAGGAAATCTGAGGTTTCCTACAAGAATCTTTcattctgtttcttcttctgctAAAGATCTTCTAAGAAGAATGCTTTGTAAAGATGTTTCTAAGAGATTCACGGCGGAACAAGTCCTAA aGCATCCATGGATTACAAGTGGAGGAGAAACAAGATCCATGACTGATCTAACCTGA